One segment of Triticum aestivum cultivar Chinese Spring chromosome 2A, IWGSC CS RefSeq v2.1, whole genome shotgun sequence DNA contains the following:
- the LOC123187132 gene encoding xyloglucan endotransglucosylase/hydrolase protein 24-like: MARGARRARLLASLQAIYLILAVSQVAGDMTDSLDLLWGNTQVEYDSSGRQTVSLSLDRWTTSAFRSKSTHLFGRFDMDIKLVPRDSAGTITTLYMLTEGAWEEHDEVDLEFLGNSSGEPYTLHTNIYARGRGGREKQYRLWFDPTQDFHTYSILWNPKEILIIVDGTPVRQMKNQQRKDIPFPLYQPMRLYSSIWNAEDWATQGGRVKTDWSQAPFTSLFRNYSAVSCVSQKTAWICGRGSSDSSWFTHVLDEEGQRKLKEVDEKHKIYDYCVDSRRYPNGYPPECGSQ; the protein is encoded by the exons ATGGCGCGAGGAGCAAGAAGGGCTCGTCTCCTAGCCTCGCTACAAGCTATCTACCTCATCCTCGCAGTCTCCCAAGTAGCAGGTGACATGACCGACAGCCTCGACCTGCTATGGGGCAACACACAGGTAGAGTACGATAGCAGCGGCCGCCAAACCGTTTCCCTGTCCCTCGACCGCTGGACGACGTCCGCATTCCGCTCCAAGAGCacgcaccttttcgggaggttcgACATGGACATCAAGCTCGTCCCCAGAGACTCGGCCGGCACCATCACCACGCTCTAT ATGCTGACAGAGGGGGCATGGGAAGAACACGATGAGGTCGACCTCGAATTCCTGGGCAACAGCTCCGGCGAGCCATACACCTTGCACACAAACATTTATGCCAGGGGAAGAGGCGGTCGGGAGAAGCAGTACCGACTTTGGTTTGATCCCACTCAAGATTTCCACACCTACTCCATCCTCTGGAACCCAAAGGAGATATT GATAATTGTCGATGGCACGCCGGTCCGGCAGATGAAGAACCAACAAAGAAAAGATATCCCTTTCCCGCTGTACCAGCCAATGAGGCTGTACAGCAGCATCTGGAACGCCGAGGACTGGGCGACGCAAGGTGGGCGCGTCAAGACCGACTGGTCCCAGGCGCCGTTCACCTCGCTCTTCCGGAACTACAGCGCCGTTTCCTGCGTCTCGCAGAAGACCGCCTGGATCTGTGGCCGAGGTTCCAGTGACAGCAGCTGGTTCACTCACGTCTTGGACGAAGAGGGGCAACGGAAGCTCAAGGAGGTGGACGAGAAACACAAGATTTATGACTACTGCGTTGACTCGAGGAGGTACCCTAATGGGTATCCTCCAGAGTGTGGGTCACAGTAG
- the LOC123187129 gene encoding probable inorganic phosphate transporter 1-4 gives MARELKVLGALDAAKTQWYHFTAIVIAGMGFFTDAYDLFSISLVTKLLGRIYYFDPSSAAPGSLPPNVSAAVNGVAFCGTLAGQLFFGWLGDKMGRKKVYGMTLMIMVLCCVASGLSFGSTPNSVMATLCFFRFWLGFGIGGDYPLSATIMSEYANKRTRGAFIAAVFAMQGFGNLTGGVVAIIVSAAFKERFDAPAYRDDRAGSTVPQADYVWRIVLMFGAVPALLTYYWRMKMPETARYTALVAKNAKLATSDMARVLNVELVSDEPEQPLPVGHGDREQFGLFSKEFVRRHGRHLLGTTVCWFVLDIAFYSQNLFQKDIYTAVEWLPRADTMNALQEMFKISRAQTLVALCGTIPGYWFTVFLIDVVGRFAIQLGGFFFMTAFMLGLAVPYHHWTTPGNHVGFVVMFSLTFFFANFGPNSTTFIVPAEIFPARLRSTCHGISAAAGKAGAIVGSFGFLYAAQSTDSTKTDAGYPPGIGVRNSLFVLAGCNVVGFLFTFLVPEPNGKSLEELSGENEVDDAPEDASSAAAGEDRSTPAPDV, from the coding sequence ATGGCTCGAGAGCTCAAGGTGCTCGGCGCGCTGGATGCCGCCAAGACGCAGTGGTACCACTTCACGGCCATCGTGATCGCCGGCATGGGCTTCTTCACCGACGCCTATGACCTCTTCTCCATCTCCCTCGTCACCAAGCTGCTGGGCCGCATCTACTACTTCGACCCGAGCTCAGCCGCCCCGGGCTCGCTCCCGCCCAACGTCTCGGCCGCTGTCAACGGCGTCGCCTTCTGCGGTACCCTCGCCGGCCAGCTCTTCTTCGGATGGCTCGGCGACAAGATGGGCCGGAAGAAGGTCTACGGCATGACGCTCATGATCATGGTGCTCTGCTGCGTCGCCTCCGGCCTCTCCTTCGGCTCCACTCCGAACTCCGTCATGGCCACGCTCTGCTTCTTCCGCTTCTGGCTCGGCTTCGGCATCGGCGGCGACTACCCGCTCTCCGCCACCATCATGTCTGAGTATGCCAACAAGCGCACCCGTGGCGCCTTCATCGCCGCCGTATTCGCCATGCAGGGGTTCGGCAACCTCACCGGCGGCGTCGTCGCGATCATCGTCTCGGCTGCGTTCAAGGAGCGGTTCGACGCGCCCGCGTACAGGGACGACCGGGCCGGCTCCACCGTCCCGCAGGCAGACTACGTGTGGCGCATCGTCCTCATGTTTGGCGCTGTCCCGGCGCTGCTCACCTACTACTGGCGCATGAAGATGCCCGAGACGGCGCGCTACACGGCGCTCGTCGCCAAGAACGCCAAGCTGGCCACGTCCGACATGGCGCGAGTGCTCAACGTCGAGCTCGTCTCCGACGAGCCGGAGCAGCCGCTGCCCGTCGGACATGGTGACCGCGAGCAGTTCGGGCTCTTCTCCAAGGAGTTCGTTCGGCGCCACGGCCGGCACCTGCTGGGCACGACGGTGTGCTGGTTCGTCCTCGACATCGCCTTCTACTCGCAGAACCTGTTCCAGAAGGACATCTACACGGCGGTGGAGTGGCTGCCGAGGGCGGACACCATGAACGCGCTGCAGGAGATGTTCAAGATCTCGCGCGCGCAGACGCTGGTCGCGCTGTGCGGCACCATCCCGGGGTACTGGTTCACGGTGTTCCTCATCGACGTCGTCGGCCGCTTCGCCATCCAGCTCGGCGGCTTCTTCTTCATGACGGCCTTCATGCTGGGCCTCGCCGTGCCGTACCACCACTGGACGACCCCCGGGAACCACGTGGGCTTCGTCGTCATGTTCTCGCTCACCTTCTTCTTCGCCAACTTCGGGCCCAACTCCACCACCTTCATCGTGCCGGCAGAGATCTTCCCGGCACGGCTGCGGTCGACGTGCCACGGCATCTCGGCGGCTGCCGGGAAGGCGGGCGCCATCGTGGGGTCGTTCGGGTTCCTGTATGCTGCCCAGAGCACTGATTCCACGAAGACGGACGCCGGGTACCCGCCGGGCATCGGCGTCCGCAACTCGCTGTTCGTGCTCGCCGGGTGCAACGTGGTCGGGTTCCTGTTCACGTTCCTCGTGCCGGAGCCCAACGGGAAGTCGCTGGAGGAGCTCTCCGGTGAGAACGAGGTGGATGACGCGCCTGAAGATGCCTCATCTGCGGCAGCCGGGGAGGACAGGAGCACGCCGGCACCAGACGTTTGA